A genomic region of Capnocytophaga canimorsus contains the following coding sequences:
- a CDS encoding serine hydrolase domain-containing protein: MKKFVIGALLLLLFVVGGMYAMGYGYIFKAMRIIYGSGHKTAFLSDYQRFDNRVIRKGSYTEPWALHTQYNQAPIPKSLEVLHQKYKTVAFLVIKNDSIWHEQYFEGYTQKSLSNSFSMAKTYVSALLGKAITDGYIKDLQQPVGDFFPEFSKGLAAKLTVGDLASMASGLDWNEDYYNPFSITTKAYFDAPLQEIILNLKVTDPPGKKYEYKSGNTQLLAMVIEKATGKTLSEYLSQSLWEPLGCEYDALWQLDGKEGTEKAYCCIASNARDFARLGKLYKDFGQWHGKQLLDSAYVAKSIQPRFSDSPQYGYGMWLLNYKNKSFFMMRGHLGQYVIVDPKNNVIIVRLGHLDADDSQNIFGADIYGYIDETYKLMN, translated from the coding sequence ATAAAAAAATTTGTCATAGGTGCTTTGTTACTATTGCTTTTTGTTGTAGGAGGAATGTATGCTATGGGGTATGGCTATATTTTCAAAGCGATGCGTATCATTTACGGTTCAGGGCATAAAACGGCATTTTTATCAGATTATCAGCGCTTTGATAATCGAGTTATCCGAAAAGGAAGCTATACTGAACCTTGGGCTTTACATACGCAATACAATCAAGCCCCAATACCTAAATCTTTAGAAGTACTGCACCAAAAGTACAAAACGGTAGCTTTTTTAGTTATTAAAAATGATAGTATTTGGCACGAACAATATTTTGAAGGATATACCCAAAAATCGTTGAGTAATTCTTTTTCAATGGCGAAAACTTATGTTTCGGCATTGTTGGGTAAAGCCATTACTGATGGGTACATCAAAGATTTACAACAACCCGTTGGTGATTTTTTCCCCGAATTTTCAAAAGGATTAGCTGCCAAACTTACCGTTGGCGATTTGGCTTCTATGGCTTCTGGTTTGGACTGGAATGAGGATTATTACAATCCTTTTTCCATTACCACCAAGGCTTATTTTGACGCGCCTTTGCAAGAGATAATATTAAATCTTAAAGTGACTGACCCCCCAGGGAAAAAATACGAGTATAAAAGCGGTAATACCCAGCTTTTAGCAATGGTTATTGAGAAAGCTACTGGCAAAACTTTATCCGAATATTTGTCTCAATCACTTTGGGAACCTTTGGGCTGTGAATATGATGCTCTTTGGCAGTTAGATGGCAAAGAAGGCACAGAAAAGGCATATTGTTGTATTGCTTCCAATGCGCGTGATTTTGCTCGATTGGGCAAACTTTACAAAGATTTCGGACAATGGCACGGCAAACAATTACTTGATTCGGCATATGTGGCAAAATCCATTCAACCCCGATTTTCTGACAGTCCTCAGTATGGCTACGGAATGTGGCTACTCAACTACAAAAACAAATCTTTTTTTATGATGCGAGGGCATTTGGGTCAGTATGTGATTGTTGACCCTAAAAATAATGTAATTATTGTGCGTTTAGGGCATTTGGATGCAGATGATTCCCAAAACATCTTCGGAGCGGATATTTATGGATATATTGATGAAACCTACAAACTGATGAACTGA
- a CDS encoding ABC transporter ATP-binding protein — protein MKPLLSIQNLSVSFGKNEILHGISFDICPNEIVGIVGESGSGKSITSLALMRLLPKNASVGGAIHFQEREILSITDQKELRKIRGNQIAMIFQEPMSSLNPSLKCGYQIGEVLKSHTQFSKKAIKTEVLSLLKKVKFPEPERIYESYPHQISGGQKQRVMIAMAIACEPKLLIADEPTTALDATIQQEILSLLKELQQENQMAILLISHDLNVVGQVADKVLVMHQGNIIESGTTEQIFSSPQQTYTKALLAAKPNLKNRPKRLPTLSDFQLGNPQQILETREERFLRHTQLYAKPPLLRIENLEKTYFSQSSFFGKTTEFKAINGISLDIFEGETLGLVGESGCGKTTLGKTILQLEKAEKGQIFYRGKDITSLKGNQLKKLRKDIQIIFQDPYSSLNPKMKVGQAIMEPMEVHQLYDNSKNRKEKALELFEKVGLDASHFERYPHQFSGGQRQRIGIARAIALSPKIIICDESVSALDISLQAQIINLLNELKEKQGFTYLFISHDLAVVKHISDRIAVMQKGIIEELNEADALYQNPQSAYTQKLIRSFEV, from the coding sequence GTGAAACCACTACTTTCAATTCAAAATTTATCTGTTTCTTTCGGAAAAAATGAAATACTTCACGGTATATCATTTGATATTTGTCCGAATGAAATTGTAGGTATTGTAGGAGAATCAGGAAGTGGAAAGTCAATTACCTCACTGGCTTTGATGCGTTTGTTACCAAAAAATGCATCGGTTGGTGGAGCTATTCATTTTCAAGAAAGAGAGATACTCTCCATTACTGACCAAAAAGAACTACGAAAAATTCGTGGAAACCAAATCGCTATGATTTTTCAAGAGCCGATGAGTAGCTTAAATCCGTCTTTAAAATGCGGTTATCAAATTGGTGAAGTACTAAAAAGCCATACCCAATTCTCTAAAAAAGCCATCAAAACCGAAGTGCTTTCTTTACTAAAAAAAGTGAAATTTCCTGAGCCAGAGCGCATTTACGAAAGTTATCCGCATCAAATTTCAGGCGGACAAAAACAACGCGTGATGATTGCAATGGCAATTGCCTGTGAACCCAAATTACTCATTGCCGATGAACCCACTACCGCACTCGATGCTACCATACAACAAGAAATTCTATCCCTTTTAAAAGAATTACAACAAGAAAATCAAATGGCTATTCTTTTAATCAGCCACGATTTGAATGTGGTTGGGCAAGTAGCCGATAAAGTTCTGGTGATGCACCAAGGCAATATCATTGAAAGCGGAACCACTGAACAAATTTTTTCTTCACCACAACAGACTTATACCAAAGCTTTATTAGCCGCTAAACCCAATTTGAAAAACCGCCCCAAAAGGTTACCTACCCTTTCGGATTTTCAGCTTGGAAATCCACAACAAATTTTAGAAACGCGTGAAGAACGATTTCTAAGACACACCCAATTGTATGCAAAACCTCCGCTATTGCGTATTGAAAACTTGGAAAAAACATATTTTTCCCAATCCTCATTTTTTGGAAAAACAACAGAATTTAAAGCCATTAACGGAATTTCTTTAGATATTTTTGAGGGCGAAACCTTAGGCTTGGTGGGCGAAAGCGGTTGCGGAAAAACCACTTTAGGAAAAACCATTTTACAACTGGAAAAAGCTGAAAAAGGACAGATTTTTTATCGTGGGAAAGATATTACCTCACTTAAAGGAAATCAGTTAAAAAAATTACGTAAAGATATACAAATCATCTTTCAAGACCCATACTCCTCTTTAAATCCAAAAATGAAAGTAGGTCAAGCCATTATGGAGCCTATGGAAGTACATCAGTTGTATGACAATAGCAAAAACAGAAAAGAAAAAGCATTAGAACTTTTTGAAAAAGTGGGATTAGATGCTTCCCATTTTGAACGATATCCGCACCAATTTTCGGGAGGACAACGCCAACGCATCGGCATTGCCAGAGCCATTGCTCTATCACCAAAAATCATTATTTGTGACGAATCGGTATCTGCCTTAGATATCTCTCTCCAAGCGCAAATTATCAATCTTTTAAATGAACTTAAAGAAAAACAAGGGTTTACCTATCTTTTCATCTCACACGATTTGGCAGTGGTAAAACACATCAGCGACCGTATTGCAGTTATGCAAAAAGGCATCATTGAAGAACTCAACGAAGCCGATGCCCTATACCAAAATCCGCAATCAGCATATACACAGAAACTTATACGTTCCTTTGAGGTTTAG
- a CDS encoding dicarboxylate/amino acid:cation symporter — protein MLQKIFSNLLFKVIIAILLGILFGQFFPEWFNRIFATFNGLFSQFLSFSIPLIIMGLIMPAIADLGKNAGKLLLITIGITYTSTFFSGFATYWVSDAIFPDLIQHTEGITENNTTYPELLPFFTVPIPPVIDVMAALVLAFMIGLGLSFKKEAILVQVVKDFQEIIIKVIERVIVPLLPIFILGIFSQMTFNGKVYTILSVFLKIVGIIFLMHIVLLLIQYLVAAAIAKRNPFKALLTMMPAYFTALGTQSSAATIPVTLKQVQANGVSPDIAGFVVPLCATIHLAGSIMKIVACAIALMIIQQIPYDFELIVGFILMLGIVMVAAPGVPGGAIMAAVGVLQTILGFDQQQVALMITLYIAMDSFGTACNVTGDGAIALIIDKIYKKRTMHN, from the coding sequence ATGCTCCAAAAAATTTTTTCGAATCTGCTATTCAAAGTAATTATTGCTATTTTGTTGGGGATATTGTTTGGGCAGTTTTTCCCCGAGTGGTTCAATCGTATTTTTGCTACGTTTAATGGGCTTTTTAGTCAGTTTCTTTCCTTTTCCATACCATTAATCATTATGGGGCTGATTATGCCCGCCATTGCCGATTTGGGTAAAAATGCTGGTAAATTGTTGCTCATCACAATTGGTATTACCTATACTTCTACTTTTTTTTCTGGATTTGCAACGTATTGGGTTAGCGATGCTATTTTTCCAGATTTAATACAGCATACAGAGGGCATAACCGAAAATAATACCACTTACCCTGAATTACTTCCGTTTTTTACGGTTCCTATTCCGCCAGTTATTGATGTAATGGCTGCCTTAGTTTTGGCATTTATGATAGGTTTGGGACTTTCCTTTAAAAAAGAGGCTATTTTGGTACAAGTAGTTAAGGATTTTCAAGAGATTATTATTAAGGTAATTGAAAGGGTAATTGTTCCGCTTTTGCCTATTTTTATTTTAGGAATATTTTCGCAGATGACTTTTAATGGTAAGGTATATACCATCTTATCCGTATTTCTGAAAATTGTCGGAATTATTTTTCTGATGCATATCGTTTTACTGCTTATTCAGTATTTGGTAGCAGCGGCTATAGCAAAGAGAAATCCGTTTAAGGCATTGCTCACGATGATGCCTGCTTATTTCACGGCTTTAGGAACACAATCATCGGCAGCGACTATTCCCGTTACGCTCAAACAAGTACAAGCTAACGGAGTTTCTCCTGATATTGCAGGTTTTGTGGTACCGCTTTGTGCTACCATTCATTTGGCAGGAAGCATTATGAAGATAGTAGCTTGTGCCATTGCCCTAATGATTATTCAACAAATTCCTTATGATTTTGAACTTATTGTAGGGTTTATACTGATGTTGGGTATTGTTATGGTGGCGGCTCCAGGGGTTCCAGGAGGTGCGATAATGGCTGCCGTTGGGGTTTTACAAACCATTTTAGGATTCGACCAACAGCAGGTCGCTTTGATGATTACCCTTTATATTGCTATGGATAGCTTCGGAACGGCTTGTAACGTTACGGGTGATGGTGCCATTGCTTTGATAATTGATAAAATTTACAAAAAAAGGACAATGCATAATTAG
- the tsaB gene encoding tRNA (adenosine(37)-N6)-threonylcarbamoyltransferase complex dimerization subunit type 1 TsaB, which yields MYLLCIETSGVSCSVAIAKNGISFVEKGENIGQFTHSEKLHIFIEQALKEANITFDTLDAIAVSGGPGSYTGLRIGVSAAKGLCFAKRKPLIVLPTLQILAKQVDSCIIIPMLDARRMEVYSAVFNQQHLQQEPTKAVILQADSYQHWLEQGKVVFLGDGAEKFSKICQHPNAIFISDAFPKASDMCALAFEKFKNQAFEDIAYFEPDYLKPFHTTAAKSGNS from the coding sequence ATTTATTTACTTTGTATAGAAACCTCAGGGGTAAGTTGTTCGGTAGCAATTGCTAAAAATGGAATTTCTTTTGTGGAAAAAGGTGAAAATATAGGGCAATTTACACATTCCGAAAAATTACACATTTTTATTGAACAAGCTCTTAAAGAGGCAAATATTACTTTTGATACCCTTGATGCCATAGCTGTAAGTGGTGGACCGGGTTCGTACACCGGTTTACGTATAGGAGTTTCGGCAGCTAAGGGGCTTTGTTTTGCTAAAAGAAAACCGCTTATTGTACTTCCTACATTACAAATTTTGGCAAAACAGGTTGATAGTTGCATCATTATCCCGATGCTTGACGCTCGCCGAATGGAAGTGTATAGCGCGGTTTTTAATCAGCAGCATTTACAGCAAGAGCCCACTAAGGCAGTAATTCTTCAAGCCGATAGCTATCAACATTGGTTGGAACAAGGCAAGGTAGTTTTTTTGGGTGATGGAGCTGAAAAGTTCTCCAAAATTTGTCAACATCCTAATGCAATTTTTATATCCGATGCTTTTCCAAAGGCTTCGGATATGTGTGCTTTGGCTTTTGAGAAATTTAAAAATCAAGCCTTTGAAGATATTGCCTATTTTGAGCCTGATTACCTCAAACCATTCCATACTACAGCTGCTAAGAGTGGTAATTCTTAA
- the rsmI gene encoding 16S rRNA (cytidine(1402)-2'-O)-methyltransferase gives MKLYLVPTPIGNLEDITLRALRVLKEADLILAEDTRTSGKLLKHYQIDTPMQSYHMHNEHKIVEGFVKRIQAGQVVALITDAGTPAISDPGFLLVRACVQAGVSVECLPGATAFVPALVNSALPNDRFVFEGFLPDKKGRQTRLKSLVEEQKTMIFYVSPHKLLKTISEFIEIFGAERNASISREITKLHEETQRATLQSLLQYYQNKPVKGEIVMIVEGKRNA, from the coding sequence ATGAAGCTGTATCTTGTTCCTACTCCTATTGGTAATTTAGAGGATATCACCCTTCGGGCGCTTCGTGTTTTGAAAGAAGCTGATCTTATTTTGGCCGAAGATACCCGTACCAGTGGAAAGCTCTTAAAACATTATCAGATTGATACCCCAATGCAAAGCTATCATATGCATAATGAGCATAAAATCGTTGAGGGATTTGTAAAGCGCATTCAGGCAGGACAGGTAGTGGCTCTGATTACCGATGCAGGTACTCCTGCAATTTCCGATCCCGGATTTTTGTTAGTACGTGCTTGTGTTCAGGCAGGGGTTTCTGTGGAATGTTTACCAGGTGCCACAGCTTTTGTTCCTGCTTTGGTAAATAGTGCTTTGCCTAATGATCGCTTTGTTTTTGAAGGATTTTTACCCGACAAAAAAGGAAGACAAACCCGCCTAAAAAGCCTTGTTGAGGAACAAAAAACAATGATTTTTTACGTATCGCCACATAAGCTACTCAAAACCATTTCGGAGTTCATAGAAATTTTTGGTGCTGAGCGAAATGCGAGTATCTCTCGAGAAATCACTAAATTACACGAAGAAACCCAACGCGCAACGCTCCAAAGTTTGTTACAATATTATCAAAACAAACCTGTAAAAGGCGAAATAGTAATGATTGTTGAAGGCAAACGAAACGCATAA
- a CDS encoding 3'-5' exonuclease, whose amino-acid sequence MLTKINLEDILFLDIETVPIAENFSSLTTESQLLWEDKTEYMRKGEISAEDFYQKAGIWAEFGKIICISVGYFSFRNQQRTLRVTSFFGEEKQILADFTALIENHFSYPNKLLCAHNGKEFDFPYIARRLIINNMKIPYKLQMFGKKPWEVPHLDTLELWKFGDFKHFTSLKLLANVLGIPSPKDDIDGSQVRDVFYQEKDIDRIITYCEKDTVTVAQIFLRFRGETLLSEDEILFV is encoded by the coding sequence ATGCTTACAAAAATCAATTTGGAGGACATCTTGTTTTTGGATATCGAAACCGTACCAATAGCTGAAAATTTTTCTTCACTTACTACTGAAAGTCAGTTACTTTGGGAAGATAAAACCGAATATATGCGTAAAGGTGAAATTTCGGCGGAAGATTTTTATCAAAAAGCAGGAATATGGGCAGAATTTGGAAAAATTATTTGCATTTCGGTAGGTTATTTTTCTTTCAGAAATCAGCAACGTACCCTTAGGGTAACCTCTTTTTTTGGGGAAGAAAAGCAGATTTTAGCAGATTTTACCGCACTTATTGAAAACCATTTTTCTTACCCAAACAAATTGCTTTGTGCACATAATGGTAAAGAATTTGATTTTCCATACATTGCCAGACGGCTCATTATCAATAATATGAAAATTCCTTACAAGTTACAAATGTTTGGCAAAAAACCTTGGGAAGTGCCACATCTTGACACATTAGAACTTTGGAAATTTGGTGATTTTAAGCACTTTACTTCGCTCAAATTATTGGCAAATGTTTTAGGAATTCCTTCTCCAAAAGATGACATTGACGGCAGCCAAGTTCGTGATGTGTTCTATCAAGAAAAAGATATCGATCGTATTATTACCTATTGTGAGAAGGACACTGTTACCGTAGCTCAAATTTTTTTGAGATTTCGAGGTGAGACACTACTGAGTGAAGATGAAATATTATTTGTTTGA